Proteins from a single region of Corylus avellana chromosome ca11, CavTom2PMs-1.0:
- the LOC132165358 gene encoding F-box/kelch-repeat protein At1g55270-like, whose translation MDRVIQPPLVDTTACLCRVDAGLKTVAGAKRFVPGSKLCLQPDIKPSIHPTRCKPSRGDRSRNQSPLLPGLPDDLAIACLIRVPRAEHRKLRLVCKRWYRLLAGNFFYSLRKSLGIAEEWIYVIKRDRDGKISWHAFDPTYQLWQPLPPVPKEYSEALGFGCAVLSGCHLYLFGGKDPMKGSMRRVIFYSARTNKWHRAPDMLRRRHFFGSCVINNCLYVAGGENEGVHRSLRSAEVYDPNKNRWSFISDMSTAMVPFIGVVYEGKWYLKGLGSHRQVLSEVYQPETDSWYPVYDGMVAGWRNPSTSLNGHLYASDCKDGCKLRVYDEVSDSWSKHIDSKMHLGNSQALEAAALLPLNGKLCIIRNNMSISLVDVLKSEDVRGPTAEHLWETIAGKGQFKTLVTNLLSSLAGRSRLKSHIVHCQVLQA comes from the coding sequence GTTGATACAACAGCATGTTTATGTAGGGTAGATGCAGGCCTCAAAACTGTTGCCGGTGCCAAAAGATTTGTTCCTGGATCAAAACTCTGTCTTCAGCCTGACATTAAACCATCCATTCACCCAACAAGGTGCAAACCATCACGTGGTGACAGGAGCAGAAACCAATCCCCTCTGCTTCCAGGACTTCCTGATGATCTTGCTATTGCTTGTCTAATCCGGGTCCCCAGGGCTGAGCATCGCAAACTTAGGCTGGTCTGTAAAAGATGGTATCGTCTTTTGGCCGGCAACTTCTTTTACTCACTCCGCAAGAGCCTTGGTATCGCGGAAGAATGGATATATGTCATCAAAAGAGACCGAGATGGGAAAATATCATGGCATGCCTTTGATCCTACATATCAGCTGTGGCAGCCCCTCCCTCCTGTTCCCAAGGAATATTCTGAAGCCCTTGGGTTTGGTTGTGCTGTTCTTAGTGGCTGTCACCTCTATCTGTTTGGTGGCAAAGACCCGATGAAGGGATCAATGAGGCGTGTAATTTTTTATAGTGCCCGCACTAATAAATGGCACCGTGCCCCTGACATGCTTCGTCGGCGACATTTTTTTGGTTCTTGTGTCATAAACAACTGCTTGTACGTGGCGGGTGGAGAGAATGAGGGTGTGCACCGATCCTTGAGATCAGCTGAAGTCTATGATCCAAACAAGAACCGGTGGTCCTTTATTTCGGACATGAGCACCGCAATGGTTCCCTTCATTGGGGTTGTCTATGAGGGCAAGTGGTACTTGAAGGGGCTTGGGTCTCATCGGCAGGTTCTAAGCGAGGTCTACCAACCAGAAACAGACAGCTGGTACCCGGTCTATGACGGAATGGTTGCAGGTTGGAGGAACCCAAGTACTTCCCTAAATGGGCACCTTTATGCCTCGGACTGCAAGGATGGGTGCAAACTTAGGGTTTATGATGAAGTGAGTGATTCCTGGAGCAAGCATATTGACAGTAAAATGCATTTGGGGAATTCTCAGGCTTTGGAGGCAGCTGCTCTTCTTCCCCTGAATGGAAAACTGTGTATCATCAGAAACAATATGAGCATTTCTCTGGTTGACGTTTTGAAATCTGAAGATGTAAGGGGCCCTACAGCTGAACATTTATGGGAAACTATAGCAGGGAAAGGACAGTTCAAGACTCTGGTCACAAATCTCTTGTCCAGCCTTGCTGGCAGGAGCCGCCTGAAGAGTCACATTGTTCATTGCCAGGTTCTTCAAGCTTGA
- the LOC132165357 gene encoding probable ethanolamine kinase: MGATEIWNAMEVARGARVFEIHSSSLTIDHSLSLPDMTPRIIELCKDMFKKWSKLDDSRFSVETVSGGITNLLLKVSVEEEKGKLELVTVRLYGPNTEYVINRERELQAIKYLSNAGFGAKLLGVFGNGMVQSFINARTLISSDMRKPKLAAEIAKQLHKFHEVEIPGSKEPQLWNDISRFFEKASVLEFDDSEKKRMYNMVSFKEVHDEIFKLKELTGLLNAPVVFAHNDLLSGNLMFNDEEEKLYFIDFEYGSYNYRGFDIGNHFNEYAGFDCDYSLYPNKDEQYHFFRHYLQPEKPHEVSEKDLETLYVESNTYMLASHLYWALWGLIQAKMSPIDFDYLGYFFLRYNEYKRQKEKHFLLAQSYLSGVGAG; this comes from the exons ATGGGAGCTACGGAGATCTGGAACGCCATGGAAGTAGCACGGGGAGCTCGAGTCTTCGAGATTCACTCTTCGTCTCTCACCATCGACCACTCTCTCTCGCTCCCTGACATGACGCCTCGCATCAT AGAGTTGTGCAAGGATATGTTCAAGAAATGGTCGAAATTGGACGATTCTCGCTTTTCTGTAGAGACTGTTTCTGGTGGCATCACAAATCTAT TGCTGAAGGTTTCTGTtgaggaagaaaaaggaaaattggaGTTGGTGACAGTTAGATTATATGGGCCTAATACCGAGTACGTTATCAATCGTGAACGGGAATTGCAG GCCATCAAATACCTATCGAACGCAGGATTTGGAGCCAAGTTGCTTGGAGTTTTTGGAAATGGAATGGTGCAATCTTTTATCAATGCTCGTACCCTAATTTCATCAG ACATGAGAAAGCCAAAGCTAGCTGCTGAGATCGCCAAGCAACTACACAAGTTTCATGAAGTGGAAATTCCGGGCTCTAAAGAACCTCAACTATGGAACGACATCTCCAGGTTTTTTGAAAAAG CATCTGTTCTTGAATTTGATGATAGTGAGAAGAAAAGAATGTATAACATGGTTTCATTTAAGGAAGTTCATGATGAGATTTTTAAGCTCAAG GAATTGACAGGCCTTCTTAATGCTCCAGTTGTGTTTGCTCACAACGACTTGCTTTCGGGAAATCTGATGTTTAATGATGAAGAAG AGAAACTCTACTTCATTGATTTTGAGTATGGGTCGTACAACTACAGAGGCTTCGACATTGGAAATCACTTCAATGAATATGCAGGCTTTGATTGTGACTACAGCTT ATACCCTAATAAGGATGAACAATATCATTTCTTCAGGCATTATTTGCAACCTGAGAAACCGCATGAG GTATCTGAAAAAGACCTCGAAACTCTTTACGTCGAGTCAAATACGTATATGTTAGCTTCACACTTATATTGGGCATTGTGGGGACTAATCCAG GCAAAGATGTCAccaattgattttgattatctCGGATATTTCTTCCTGCGATATAATGAATACAAAAGGCAGAAGGAAAAGCATTTCTTGCTAGCACAATCTTACCTCTCGGGAGTTGGGGCTGGGTAG